A genomic region of Chryseobacterium sp. KACC 21268 contains the following coding sequences:
- the accB gene encoding acetyl-CoA carboxylase biotin carboxyl carrier protein, producing MDIKDIQNLVRFVAKAGVSEVKYKNKDFEIYIKTPLGGEPVSYVTPQVSYQTPFSAPAASPVSASNDNSEATNVADDSKYITIKSPMIGTFYRKPSPDKDVFANVGDSVTEGKVVCVIEAMKLFNQIESEVSGKIVKILVEDASPVEYDQPLFLVDPS from the coding sequence ATGGATATAAAAGACATTCAGAATCTTGTAAGATTTGTAGCAAAAGCAGGAGTTTCCGAAGTGAAATATAAAAATAAAGACTTCGAAATCTATATCAAAACACCACTAGGAGGCGAGCCTGTAAGCTATGTAACACCACAAGTTTCTTATCAGACTCCTTTTTCTGCACCAGCTGCAAGTCCAGTTTCTGCTTCTAACGATAATTCTGAAGCAACAAACGTTGCCGATGACAGCAAATATATCACGATCAAATCCCCAATGATCGGGACTTTCTACAGAAAACCATCTCCAGACAAAGATGTTTTTGCAAACGTAGGCGATTCTGTAACAGAAGGAAAAGTAGTTTGTGTGATCGAAGCAATGAAGCTTTTCAACCAGATAGAGTCAGAAGTTAGCGGAAAAATCGTGAAGATCTTGGTAGAAGACGCTTCTCCAGTAGAGTACGATCAACCATTATTTTTAGTAGATCCTTCTTAA
- a CDS encoding glycosyltransferase — protein sequence MNDPKKPLISIIIPCYNAEKYIHSCIASVSRQTYQNWECLLINDGSKDKTLFILEEYSAKNNKYKVFSQENRGLSATRNVGIENATGNYLFFLDSDDLITENTLLQFVNELDPENDVITGITVTVNGENLEKISQLKHPKEGAVFYINDNQEVLLRTMESGLSPVAQNRLYKREFLEKNKLKFKDGILHEDELWFFETMFLARNVKFINDETYLYRTDNSESITKNVDERNLNSYLQILEIIFDKYYQNNSDSYKKAVSEKYLQYLKKLIIDFSIREKNKLTDVSRLKLETTLKKIHTKSDDVALLSKKNETYYRALNKLSLFPFNTIERHFFKNPVNSIRKQFKLLQIKYLLK from the coding sequence ATGAATGATCCTAAAAAACCTTTGATTTCAATTATTATTCCGTGTTACAATGCGGAAAAGTATATCCATTCCTGCATAGCATCTGTTTCCCGGCAAACTTATCAAAACTGGGAATGTCTTCTGATAAATGATGGAAGCAAAGACAAAACTTTATTTATTTTAGAGGAATATTCTGCAAAAAATAACAAGTACAAAGTGTTTTCTCAGGAAAACCGTGGACTCTCTGCAACCCGAAACGTGGGAATAGAAAACGCCACTGGAAATTACCTGTTTTTTTTGGATTCAGATGATCTCATCACAGAAAATACTTTACTTCAATTTGTGAATGAACTTGACCCAGAAAATGATGTCATTACAGGAATTACAGTCACTGTCAATGGAGAAAATTTGGAAAAAATCTCACAGCTGAAACATCCAAAAGAAGGCGCTGTTTTCTATATAAATGACAATCAGGAAGTTCTACTCCGAACGATGGAATCTGGCTTGTCTCCAGTAGCACAAAACCGGCTGTACAAAAGAGAATTCCTGGAGAAAAATAAGTTAAAATTCAAGGATGGAATCCTTCACGAGGATGAATTATGGTTTTTTGAAACGATGTTTCTTGCAAGAAATGTTAAATTCATTAACGACGAAACTTACCTCTACAGAACGGATAATTCGGAATCGATTACGAAAAATGTGGATGAGCGAAACCTAAATTCTTACTTACAGATTTTAGAAATTATTTTCGACAAATATTATCAAAACAATTCTGATTCTTACAAAAAAGCTGTTTCAGAGAAATATTTGCAATATTTAAAAAAATTAATAATCGATTTTTCCATCCGAGAAAAAAACAAATTGACTGATGTTTCCAGATTAAAATTGGAAACAACCTTGAAAAAAATCCACACCAAATCTGATGACGTTGCTTTGCTTTCCAAAAAAAATGAAACTTACTACAGAGCTTTGAACAAACTATCCTTGTTTCCCTTCAACACTATTGAAAGACATTTTTTTAAAAATCCAGTCAACAGCATCAGAAAGCAATTTAAACTTTTACAAATCAAATATTTATTAAAATAA
- a CDS encoding glycosyltransferase family 2 protein: MKISVVINTYNAEKHLDEVLNSVKGMDEILVCDMHSEDETLEIAKKYNAKIIFHEKTGFVEPARNFAIAQAKNEWVLLLDADETVNTELKNYLQKMASEKPEIACFAIPRKNYFLGKFMHSAYPDYVYRFFRKSKINWPEFIHSIPTIDGEVFKINSNNKLLAIEHLADDSISHTQNKNNLYSTAEIPKRQHKKVTFFKLLTSPFFWFFKYYFIKQGFRDGKEGFIFACLKSQYKFLTLSKLIEYKSK; encoded by the coding sequence ATGAAGATTTCTGTAGTTATCAATACCTATAATGCTGAAAAACATTTGGATGAAGTTCTCAATTCTGTAAAAGGAATGGATGAAATCCTAGTATGCGATATGCACAGTGAGGATGAAACCTTGGAAATCGCCAAAAAATATAACGCCAAAATTATCTTTCACGAGAAAACCGGCTTTGTGGAACCTGCCAGAAATTTCGCCATTGCTCAAGCCAAAAATGAATGGGTTTTACTTTTGGATGCTGATGAAACTGTAAATACAGAATTAAAAAATTATTTACAGAAAATGGCCTCCGAAAAACCTGAAATCGCTTGCTTCGCCATTCCTAGAAAGAATTATTTTTTAGGAAAATTTATGCATTCTGCTTATCCTGATTATGTTTACCGTTTTTTTAGAAAATCTAAAATCAATTGGCCAGAATTCATACATTCGATACCAACCATTGATGGTGAAGTTTTCAAGATCAATTCAAATAATAAATTGTTAGCAATAGAACATCTTGCGGACGATAGTATTTCTCACACCCAAAACAAGAACAACCTCTACTCGACTGCCGAAATTCCGAAAAGACAGCATAAGAAAGTTACTTTTTTTAAATTATTGACATCGCCATTCTTTTGGTTTTTCAAATATTATTTTATCAAACAAGGGTTCAGAGATGGGAAAGAAGGCTTTATTTTTGCTTGCTTAAAATCTCAATACAAATTTTTGACCCTATCCAAACTGATAGAATATAAAAGTAAATGA
- the accC gene encoding acetyl-CoA carboxylase biotin carboxylase subunit, which translates to MFKKILIANRGEIAMRILRTAKEMGIKTVAVYSTADKDSLHVRFADEAVCIGPPMSKDSYLKIPNIIAAAEITNADAIHPGYGFLSENANFSRICAKNGIKFIGATPEQIEKMGDKATAKATMKAAGIPCVPGSEGLIDSYEDAKKIAKETGYPVMIKATAGGGGKGMRAVWKEEDLKEHWDSAIQEAVAAFGNGGMYMEKLIEEPRHIEIQVAGDQFGKACHLSERDCSIQRRNQKLIEETPSPFMTDDLRERMGEAAVKAAEYISYEGVGTIEFLVDKHRNFYFMEMNTRIQVEHPITEQVVDFDLIREQILLAAGTPISGKNYYPKRHSIECRINAEDPYADFRPSPGKITELNIPGGNGVRVDTHVYSGYTIPSNYDSMIAKLIVTAQTREESIAKMKRALEEFYIEGVKTTIPFHRQLLENEDFLAGNYTTKFMEDFVMDRSFDNHI; encoded by the coding sequence ATGTTCAAAAAAATATTGATCGCAAACCGTGGCGAGATCGCAATGCGAATTTTGCGTACGGCCAAGGAAATGGGAATCAAAACAGTAGCGGTCTACTCCACTGCTGACAAAGACAGTCTTCACGTGCGTTTTGCAGACGAGGCGGTTTGTATTGGCCCACCGATGAGTAAAGATTCTTATCTTAAAATTCCAAATATCATTGCGGCTGCAGAAATCACCAATGCAGATGCTATTCATCCAGGTTATGGATTCTTATCTGAGAATGCAAACTTCTCCAGAATTTGTGCTAAAAACGGTATCAAATTCATTGGAGCAACTCCGGAACAGATCGAAAAAATGGGAGACAAAGCTACGGCCAAAGCAACTATGAAAGCGGCCGGAATCCCTTGCGTTCCAGGTTCTGAAGGTTTGATTGATTCTTACGAAGACGCAAAAAAAATCGCTAAAGAAACGGGGTATCCTGTGATGATCAAAGCGACTGCTGGTGGCGGTGGAAAAGGAATGAGAGCCGTTTGGAAAGAAGAAGACCTGAAAGAACATTGGGATTCTGCAATCCAAGAAGCTGTTGCAGCTTTTGGAAACGGCGGAATGTACATGGAAAAACTGATCGAAGAGCCAAGACACATTGAGATTCAGGTTGCTGGAGATCAATTTGGTAAAGCTTGTCACCTTTCAGAAAGAGACTGTTCGATCCAAAGAAGAAATCAGAAGTTGATTGAAGAAACACCTTCTCCTTTTATGACAGATGATCTTCGTGAAAGAATGGGTGAAGCAGCTGTAAAAGCGGCAGAATATATTTCTTACGAAGGTGTTGGAACCATCGAATTTTTAGTGGACAAACACAGGAATTTCTACTTCATGGAAATGAATACGAGAATCCAGGTGGAGCATCCAATTACGGAACAAGTTGTTGATTTTGACTTGATTCGTGAGCAGATTCTTTTGGCGGCTGGAACGCCAATCAGCGGAAAAAATTATTATCCGAAGAGACATTCTATCGAGTGTAGAATCAATGCGGAAGATCCTTATGCTGATTTCCGACCGTCTCCGGGGAAAATCACCGAACTTAATATTCCTGGTGGAAATGGTGTAAGAGTTGACACTCACGTTTATTCTGGATACACAATTCCATCCAATTACGATTCTATGATTGCAAAATTGATCGTGACTGCTCAAACCAGAGAAGAATCGATTGCAAAAATGAAACGTGCTTTGGAAGAGTTCTACATCGAAGGAGTGAAAACTACGATTCCTTTCCACAGACAACTATTGGAAAATGAAGATTTCCTTGCTGGAAACTATACGACCAAGTTTATGGAAGACTTCGTAATGGACAGAAGTTTTGATAATCATATCTAA
- a CDS encoding glycosyltransferase family 2 protein gives MRIALIISTYNWPEALQLCLQSVMKQTVKPEEIIIADDGSTTSTKDIIDRYRKISKRKIKHIWHEDKGFKLAEIRNKAISEATADYIIQIDGDVILHPHFIQDHKSFAKQNSFIKGRRLMIGKTKSENLLKQKSINVSFLSVDVKMREHGIRIPFFNKIFISKEERSADGVMGSNMAFWKKDFVAVNGYDNSLKGWGAEDKELAQRFVNLGMVKRKIKYGAIQYHIYHPQCDKSKHDEQIKVIEDLKSSKKTTCENGLSEISKDYQIYE, from the coding sequence ATGAGGATTGCACTGATTATTTCTACGTACAACTGGCCGGAAGCATTACAACTATGCCTCCAAAGTGTGATGAAACAAACTGTGAAACCGGAAGAAATCATCATAGCTGATGATGGTTCAACTACTTCGACAAAGGACATCATAGACCGATACAGAAAAATCAGCAAAAGAAAAATAAAACACATTTGGCACGAGGATAAAGGTTTCAAATTAGCAGAAATCAGAAACAAAGCAATCTCTGAAGCTACTGCTGACTACATCATACAAATTGATGGTGATGTGATCCTGCATCCGCATTTCATCCAAGATCATAAAAGTTTCGCCAAGCAAAATTCGTTTATCAAAGGACGACGGCTGATGATTGGCAAAACGAAAAGTGAAAATCTACTCAAACAAAAGTCCATAAATGTCTCTTTCCTAAGTGTAGATGTAAAAATGAGAGAACACGGCATCCGGATTCCTTTTTTTAATAAAATCTTCATTAGCAAAGAGGAACGTTCTGCAGATGGCGTGATGGGAAGCAATATGGCATTTTGGAAAAAAGATTTTGTAGCCGTCAATGGATACGACAATTCTTTGAAAGGTTGGGGTGCTGAGGACAAAGAACTTGCACAACGATTTGTAAATCTTGGAATGGTAAAAAGAAAAATAAAGTACGGCGCCATACAATACCACATCTACCATCCACAATGTGATAAAAGTAAACACGACGAGCAAATAAAAGTGATTGAAGACCTAAAATCATCTAAAAAAACAACTTGCGAAAATGGTTTAAGTGAGATTTCAAAAGATTACCAAATTTATGAATGA
- the rpmF gene encoding 50S ribosomal protein L32 has product MAHPKRRQSSTRRDKRRTHYKAVVPQLAKDATSGEMHLYHRAHWHEGKLYYRGKVVVEKTVETIEEN; this is encoded by the coding sequence ATGGCACATCCTAAAAGAAGACAGTCGTCTACAAGAAGAGATAAAAGAAGAACACACTACAAAGCTGTAGTTCCTCAATTGGCTAAAGACGCAACGTCTGGCGAAATGCACTTATACCACAGAGCGCACTGGCACGAAGGAAAACTATACTACAGAGGAAAAGTTGTAGTAGAGAAAACTGTAGAAACTATAGAAGAAAACTAA
- the rocD gene encoding ornithine--oxo-acid transaminase, producing MSTAVQEKNSQYFIDLENQYGAHNYHPLPVVLEKGEGVFVWDVEGKKYYDFLSAYSAVNQGHSHPKIVDALVNQAKKLALTSRAFYNSNLGEYEKKITTLFGFDKVLPMNSGAEAVETAVKLARKWSYEVKGISENSAKIVVCENNFHGRTTTIVSFSNDPDANQNYGPFTPGFVKIPYNDLNALEETLKNDSANIAAFLVEPIQGEAGVYVPDENYLKNASELCQKYNVLFIADEVQTGIARTGKLIACHHENVQPDILILGKALSGGMYPVSAVLANDEIMNVIKPGQHGSTFGGNPIACAVAVAALDVVADEKLSEKSEELGKLFRSEIEKLIEKTDLITKVRGKGLLNAILINDTPDSKTAWNLCVKLKENGLLAKPTHGNIIRLAPPLVITEEQLLDCVKIIEKTVLEF from the coding sequence ATGTCAACAGCAGTTCAGGAAAAAAATTCCCAATATTTCATCGACCTCGAAAATCAATATGGCGCGCACAATTATCATCCACTTCCTGTGGTTTTAGAAAAAGGTGAAGGCGTTTTTGTTTGGGATGTGGAAGGCAAGAAATATTATGATTTCCTTTCCGCGTACTCTGCTGTCAATCAAGGACATTCTCATCCAAAAATTGTAGATGCATTGGTCAATCAGGCTAAAAAGTTAGCATTGACTTCGAGAGCTTTTTACAATTCAAATCTTGGAGAATACGAAAAAAAAATCACGACACTTTTCGGTTTTGATAAAGTTCTTCCAATGAATTCTGGTGCTGAGGCTGTGGAAACAGCTGTAAAATTAGCCAGAAAATGGAGCTACGAAGTCAAAGGAATTTCCGAGAACTCGGCAAAAATTGTGGTTTGTGAAAATAATTTCCACGGAAGAACAACAACAATTGTTTCTTTTTCTAATGACCCAGATGCAAACCAGAATTATGGCCCTTTCACGCCAGGATTTGTAAAAATTCCTTACAATGATTTGAATGCGTTGGAAGAAACATTGAAAAATGATTCAGCAAATATTGCGGCATTTTTGGTTGAACCAATCCAAGGTGAAGCTGGTGTTTACGTTCCAGATGAAAATTATTTGAAAAACGCATCTGAGCTTTGTCAGAAATATAATGTTCTTTTCATTGCAGACGAAGTTCAAACGGGAATTGCAAGAACTGGAAAATTGATCGCCTGTCATCACGAAAATGTTCAGCCAGATATTTTAATTTTAGGAAAAGCACTTTCTGGCGGAATGTATCCTGTTTCTGCAGTTTTAGCGAATGACGAAATTATGAATGTCATCAAACCCGGACAACACGGTTCCACTTTCGGTGGAAATCCAATTGCTTGTGCTGTTGCAGTTGCGGCTTTGGATGTTGTCGCAGATGAAAAATTATCCGAAAAATCTGAGGAATTAGGAAAACTCTTCCGTTCTGAAATTGAAAAATTAATTGAAAAAACAGATTTAATAACGAAAGTTCGTGGAAAAGGTTTGCTTAATGCTATTTTAATCAATGACACGCCAGACAGCAAAACAGCTTGGAACCTTTGTGTAAAACTGAAAGAAAACGGATTGCTGGCAAAACCAACGCACGGAAACATCATCAGACTTGCGCCACCTTTGGTGATCACAGAAGAGCAATTGTTGGATTGCGTGAAAATCATCGAGAAAACGGTTTTGGAGTTTTAA
- a CDS encoding DUF177 domain-containing protein, whose product MDRFRNYDIAFVGLKPGKHDFNYEINQEFFDLFETEQEFFNPNINVNVLLDKHTTFLEFIFEVSGTVQLICDISNDEFSENIENDLKVLVKFGEEYDDSNEDVITINRKDSDFNIANLIYETVVLSIPMKKVAPSVKDNEEYQTLLDKYSPKIIEKEEEQVDPRWEALKRLKDNN is encoded by the coding sequence ATGGACAGATTTAGAAACTACGACATTGCTTTTGTAGGCTTAAAACCAGGAAAGCACGATTTCAATTACGAAATCAATCAGGAGTTCTTTGATTTATTTGAGACTGAACAGGAGTTTTTCAACCCAAATATCAATGTGAATGTTCTTTTGGACAAGCACACGACATTTTTGGAATTCATATTCGAAGTTTCAGGAACGGTTCAATTGATTTGCGACATTAGCAATGATGAATTTTCCGAAAACATAGAAAACGATTTGAAAGTTCTTGTGAAATTTGGAGAAGAATACGATGACAGCAACGAAGATGTTATCACCATCAACAGAAAAGACAGCGATTTCAACATCGCCAATCTTATCTACGAAACGGTGGTCCTATCAATCCCAATGAAGAAAGTAGCACCTTCTGTAAAAGATAATGAGGAATATCAGACTCTTTTAGACAAATACAGTCCAAAAATAATCGAGAAAGAAGAGGAACAAGTGGACCCACGATGGGAAGCTTTGAAGAGATTAAAAGATAACAATTAA
- a CDS encoding glycosyltransferase yields MNDPLISLIIPCYNAERTVSKCLTSVKNQTYKNLEIIVINDGSTDDTLEIIKRFQKDDSRIILLNQENAGVSKARNQGIQKAGGEFICFVDSDDWVENDYCDSLYNALVKTNADISITEAFYEDEKGDQNLKNKTFDESVSIYDQQSALKLLLEDKIIQSHPWAKLYKSTLLKDISFPENLEAFEDYFTMFKVFKNAQTVVKINKPVYHYVQFENSLSHNLTPKRAYHFFLALMEAYSFLSSQNIDLSFKKSIVKNILKKSLMVLKRIIRNTNSDEMLAEKESIRNGLAVFLNYSPFEIGLEKYLYLRFFINYPEQYSRFIKK; encoded by the coding sequence ATGAATGATCCTCTTATAAGCCTTATTATTCCGTGCTACAATGCAGAAAGGACAGTTTCGAAATGTTTGACATCTGTAAAAAATCAAACTTATAAAAACCTGGAAATCATCGTTATAAATGATGGTTCAACGGATGACACTTTAGAAATCATCAAACGGTTTCAGAAAGATGATTCTAGAATCATTTTATTAAATCAGGAAAATGCAGGTGTTTCAAAAGCAAGAAATCAAGGCATACAAAAAGCTGGTGGAGAATTTATCTGTTTTGTAGATTCTGATGATTGGGTGGAGAACGATTACTGTGATTCGCTATACAACGCACTTGTTAAAACCAATGCAGACATCAGTATTACTGAGGCTTTTTACGAGGATGAAAAGGGCGATCAAAACCTAAAAAATAAAACTTTTGACGAATCAGTTTCTATCTACGATCAGCAATCTGCATTAAAATTATTGTTGGAAGATAAAATCATCCAAAGTCATCCTTGGGCAAAATTATATAAATCAACACTTCTTAAAGACATTTCGTTTCCCGAAAATCTGGAAGCATTCGAAGATTACTTTACAATGTTCAAGGTGTTTAAGAATGCTCAAACTGTCGTTAAGATCAACAAACCTGTTTATCATTATGTTCAATTTGAGAATAGTCTTTCACACAATCTGACGCCAAAAAGAGCCTATCACTTTTTCTTAGCATTGATGGAAGCTTACTCTTTTCTGAGCTCCCAAAACATTGATCTGTCATTCAAAAAATCAATTGTAAAGAATATTCTAAAAAAATCATTGATGGTTTTGAAGAGAATCATTAGAAACACAAATTCTGATGAGATGCTTGCTGAAAAAGAAAGCATCCGAAACGGCTTAGCTGTATTTCTAAACTATTCACCATTTGAAATAGGTCTGGAAAAGTATTTGTATCTTAGATTTTTCATCAATTATCCTGAGCAATACAGCAGGTTTATAAAAAAATGA